From the genome of Corallococcus macrosporus DSM 14697:
GCGTGGCTTTCATGAATCCTCCGGGTGTGGGTAATCCGTGCGGTTGGACGCAGCCTAGCCGCGTGTCTTCACGAAGTGGTCCATGAAGGAGACCAGTGTGCGCACATTCTCCACGCTCACCGCGTTGTACATGGAAACGCGGATTCCTCCGGCCGTCCGGTGCCCCTTGAGGCCCACCATCCCCTGCTGCCGTGCGTCAGCGATGAAGGCCGCGTCCAGCGCCTCGGTGGGCAGGTGGAACACGACGTTCATCACTGAACGGGACTCGCGCTCCACCGGCGCGCGGTAGAAGTCCGCGTGCCGGTCGATGGCGCCGTAGAGCAGCGCCGCCTTCTCCTGATTCCACTGCTCCAGCTGCGCCAGGCCGCCCACGGAGCGCACCCAGGCCAGGACGTTGCGCACCAGGTAGATGGCCAGGGTGGGCGGCGTGTTGTAGAGCGAGTTGTTCTCCGCGTGCGTGGCGTAGCGGAAGATCTTGGGGATGTCCTTGCGCCCCCGCGCGATGAACGCCTTGTCGGCCACCACCAGCGTCACGCCGGAGGGCCCCAGGTTCTTCTGCGCGCCGGCGTAGATGAGGCCGAACCGGCTGACGTCCATGCGCTTCCACAGGAAGTCCGAGCTCATGTCCGCCACCAACGGCACGCCCCCCACGTCCGGGAAGGTGTGCCACTGGGTGCCGAAGATGGTGTTGTTGCTGGTGAGGTGCACGTACGCGGCGCCGGGGTCCAGCCGCAGCTCGTCCTGCCGGGGCACCCGGGTGTAGCGCTTGTCCGGCTGCGCCGTGCTCACCGCGACGCGCGGCGTGCCATAGTACTTCGCCTCATCGAAGGCCTTCTCGCTCCACACGCCCGTCATGAGGTAGTCCGCGCTGCCCCCCGGCGGCAGGAAGTTCATGGGCACCTGGGCGAACTGCTGGGAGGCGCCGCCCGTGAGGAAGAGGACCTGGTGGGTCTCCGGAATCCCGAGCAGGCCCGTCAACAGGGAGATGGCCTCGTCATGGACCCCTTCGTATTCCCGGCCCCGGTGGCTGTGCTCCATCACCGACATCCCGGAGCCCTGGAAGTCCAGCAGCTCGTCCCGAGCGCGCTCGAGAGCGGGCAGAGGCAGGCCGGCCGGGCCGGCATTGAAGTTGATGATGCGCATGGCAGTGTCCCTTCTTGAAATGAACGGCCGCGGAGACATTCTTCCCCCCAGCGCCCCCCCGGGTGCCAGCGAGAAGAAGGCCGCCCGCCTGCTCCCAGGGTGTCGGGGGGAGGCACCGGCCCTGTGGCCGACGGGTGTTCGCGAGGGTCTGGAGGACAGGTGGGTGCGTCGGAGGGACTGACGGATTGGGTGCGGCGGGCTTCGCTGGGGCAGGCGTCTGCCTACAGCGAGCTCTACCGACGCATGCGTCCACTGGTGGCGCGGCTGGTGGGAGGCTTCGCGCAACTGGACGCGGACGAGGTGGAGGACGTCATCCAGGAGACCTTCGTGCGGGCCTTCCGGGCGCTGCCGCGGCTGAAGGAGCCGGGGGCCTTCGAGTCCTGGCTCCTGTCCATTGCCCGCAACCGGGCCCGGACGCGGCTGGAGCGGAAGTCGAACACCCGGCGGCTGGAGGGAGACGTGGCGGACCCGGAACCGGAGACGGTCCCCCACATTCCCGAGGCCCTGCAGTTGGAGCGTGACATCGAGGTGGTGCGGCGGCTCATCGCGGAGCTGCCCGAGGGCGAGGAGAAACGGACGGTGCAGCTCTTCTACATCGAGGGTGAACTGTCCGCGCGTGAGATCGCGGAGAAGCTGGGCGTGGGAAAGAGCGCGGTGACGATGCGGCTGGAACGGTTCCGGTCTCGAATCAAGCGCGAGCTGTTGCGGCGAGTCCTCGCCGGCCGGTGGGAGTGAGTGCGCATGAGACACCTGGATGACGTCGCGCTGAGCGCCCTTTCCCGCCGCGAGCCGGAGGCCGTGGCGTACTTCGCCGAGCACCTGGCGCACCCGTGCGACACCTGCGAGGCGTTCCTCGCCGCGCACGCGGGCCCGGACTTGCTCGACGGACAGGTGGACGCGCTGCTGCTGGGGCTCGCCCCGCCCGCGGCGTCCGCGGCGCCCCTTGATGAAGTGGGCCTGGCGCGGGTGCGGCGCGCGCTGAGGACCCACCCACCCGCGGCCCGGCGGTGGGGCCTGGTCGCCGGAGGGCTCGCCGCGTGCGTGCTGGCGCTGGTGCTGCTGCCCCGCATGCGCGCGGAGGCCCCGGGCCCCCAGACGGGCGCGCCCGGGCCATGGACGGGTGAGAAGGGGCGCGTGGCGCACATCGCCCTGGAGCTGTCGGTGGCGGCACGCGCCAGCGACGGGGTGCTGCGACGGCTGGATCCAGGCAGCCGGGTGGAGGACTCCGACGTGCTGCTGCTGCGCTACCACGCCACCGAGGCGGGCAGCGCCCTGCTCTTCGTGCAGCGCCAGGGTGAGCCGCCGGAGCTGCTGGGCCAGTTCCCGCTGACCGCGGGCACCCATGACCTGCGAGGCCCACAAGGGCTGGCGGGCGTGAGCCTCACGGGCGAAACCGGCCCGGTGACGCTGTGGCTGGTGGGCGCCGAGGGCGCGCCGCCGGACACGCGCGTGGTGCGGGAAATGTTGGAGGGCCAGACCGCGCCAGGCGCACTGGCGGTCATCCGGTTCGACGTGAGCGTGAGAAGCGGCCAGAATCGTCCTTGAACGGTTCCACGTGAGGCGACTCCTTCCCATCCTCCTGGCATGCCTGGCCGCATGCGCCGCGCCCTCCTCCGGGGAGAAGGGCGGCCTGGTGCCGCTCACGCTCGATGAGGCCTCGCTGTCCAGCGCCTACAAGCCGCGCCGGATGGCCCTGCTGGTGGGCATCTCCTCGTTCGACGACCCGCGCTGGCGGGGGCTGCGCTACACCGGCAAGGACGCGCGGGACCTGGGCGCCGCCCTGAGCGATCCCGCGCGGGGCCATTTCGACCACGTGCGCGTGCTCACCCGCCGCGAGGAGACGACGCGCACGGCCATCCTCGCCGCGCTCCGGCAGCTCAAGCAGGAGGCCAACCGGCCGGATGACGTGGTGGTCGTCTACTTCTCCGCGCACGGCACGCTGGCGCGCGACGCGAAAGGCGAGCTGCGGCGCTACCTGGTCACCCGCGACGCGTCGTACCGGAACATCCCCCAGACGGCGCTCGGCATGGACGCGCTGAAGGCGGAGTTCGACGGGCTGGCCAGCCGGCGCCGCATGCTGGTGCTGGCCACCTGTCACAGCGGCAGCGGCAAGTCCCTGCTGCCCAGGGAGCTGAAGGCGGAGCTGGAGGGCATCAAGTCCGGCTTCTACGCCCGGCCCCTGGAGGAGTCGTCGCGCGCGTCCATGGTGTTCGCCGCCTGCGACTGGGGTGAGACGGCGCGCGAGGACGAGAGCCTGCGCAACGACATCTACACCCACTTCCTCATCGACGGCCTGAGCGGCGCGGCGGACCGCAATGGTGACGGCGCCGTCACGGCCACCGAGGCCCACGACCACGCCCGCCGCCGCACCTTCGCCTTCACGGAGGGACGCCAGCGTCCGTCAGCGGAAATCCTGGAAGTGGGCGCGGACCCGGTGGTGCTCTCCGGCAGCATCACCCGGAGCGGCCGCCCGGAGCTGTTCTCCTACAACCCGCGCCTGGACGGCTTCACGCTCAAGGTGGACGGCGAGGCGCGCACGGAGCTGCCCGGCGGCGCGGCGGTGCCCCCCGGTAGACGGACGGTGGAGCTGACCAAGGGTGACGCCGTCCTCATGCGCCGCGACGTGGAGGTGGGCCAGGGAGACCGGCTGCCCCTGGAGCGGTTGCTGGCGCAGGCCTTCCCCCGGCGCTCGCTGTCGCTGCTGGGGGGGATGTTCTCCTTCGCGGACGCGCGCAGCCGCGCCGAGCTGCTGCCCGTCTCCCCGGAGGTCGCGCTGTCCCTGCGCCTGGAGGACAAACCGCTGGAGGATTTCGGCCTCCTCTTCGACGTGGCCTTCAGCACCGGCCAACGGCACCTGCGCCTGACACCGGGGAGCGAGGTGCCCTTCCGGTACACCACGTTCGCCGCGGGCGCCGCCCTGCCCTACCTGTGGCGATGGGAGCGGCTGACGGTGTTCGCGGGCCCCCGCGTGGCCGGCCTGTACCTGAGGCGGTCCTTTGACGTAGAGGCCGCCGCCACGGGGCAACGGTTCTTCACCGTCAGCCCCGGCGTGGTGGGCGGCATCGTGTGGCGCGTGGGTGAGCGGCTGGAGCTGATGTCGCAGGCCCAGCTCATGTTGACGTATGTCGTGGTGGACGGGCAGGGGCAGGCCGTGGGTTTCACGGGTGGCTGGGCTGGCGCGGGATATCGCTTTTGATGCGCTCGACGTTTCACATCGCGGTCGCCACCCTCCTGACGTGCGTCGCGGCGGGCTGCGGGAACCTGGAGAACGCGCCCTTCCGCGTGGGCACCGTTCATGGGCAGCTCACGGAGAGCGACCCCGCGGTGGCCATGGTGTCGCTGGTGGAGCAGCCCGGCGTGAGCAGCCACGTCGACGCTGACGGGCACTTCACCCTGCGGGACGTCCCGTCGGGGCCCGCCGAGCTCTTCATCGTCGCCACCTCGGAGAAGGCCGCGCGCGTCCAGGTGCAGGTGCCGGGAGGCCAGTCCGTCCGGGTGCGGCCGGTGGAACCCACGCCCGCGGGTTTCTTCGACCTGCGGGTGAAGACGACCAACGGGTTCCGGCTGCCTGCGACGGAGGTCTCCGTGGAGGGCACGCCCTTCCAGCGGCTCCTGCTGGATGCGCAGGGCCGGCTGCGCGTGGGCCCGCTGCCGGACGGCTGCTACGCCGTGTCGGTGACGGCCATTGGCTTTCCGCGCACCCAGACCGAGGCTTGCGCGGGTCCGGGAGAGCGGAAGGAGCTCAAGGTCGACCTGGAGGTGGACGCGTCGCTGCTCGAGCAGGGCTGCCAGGAGCATGGCTGCGAGGAGGGCCTGGTGTGCGCGCCGAACAAGAAGTGCCTGGAGTGCTTCGGCAACGGGCACTGCCCAGGGGGGCTGACCTGCAGGGGCAACCGCTGCGAGGGCTCCGGGCCCCTGTGCGCCCCCTGCACGGGCGACTGGCAATGCGCCCCTGACACCCACTGCGAGGTGCTCCCCGAGGGGAACGCGGCGTGCGTGGCCCGGTGCACCCCCGGCGCCGGTGCCCCTCCCCCGTCCCAGGACACGCGGGACGACCGCGCGACGCAGTGCGCGCCGGGCTTCACCTGCCAGTCCGACCGCTGCCTGCCGGATGCCGCGAACTTCGCGGGCTGCCACGCCTTGCGCAGGATGGACGCGCCCTGCACCGACGACGCGAGCTGCCACGAGCTGGGGCTGCTGAGCGGGCGCTGCGTCAGCGGGGCCTGCACGGTGCCCTGCGCCACGGACCGCGACTGCCCGGGCAGCCGGCGGTGCGTGACGTCGTCGGTGGGCGACGTCTGCCAGGTCGGGACGTGACACCGTGGCGCGCCAGGGTGGCTCGCGGCGTCGCCTCGTCGTGGTCGCCCTGTCCGCCTTCGCCACGGGGGGGCTGCGAACCAGGCCCCCGCGGCTCGAGGTCTCCCCCGGCCAGGCCGCTGCGTTCGTGGCCACCGTCGAGGACGCGGAGGAAGGGCTGCCGGACCCGGACGTGAGCGCCCTGCTCGTGGCGGAAGAGGGCGTGCGCTACGTGGGCACGGCGCGGGGCCTGGTGACGTACCCCTGCCATTGAGCGCCCGGACCGCGGGGGCGCTCACCCCCGGGCGGCGTCCTCCGGGAGCAGCACCAGGCCGTCGCGGCCAAAGCGCGTCACCGTCGCGCGCAGCTCCGCGTCCGCCAGGCCCGTGGCCGCCACCACGTCTTCCAGGGCGAGCCCCTCCACCGCCATCTTCAGCACCAGCAGCGCGGGCGGCGTGGCGGCCATGTAGAAGGTCCGCAACTGCTCCGGATGGCGCCACAGCAGCGCCAGCTCCGCGCCCGCCTCGGGGGGACTCGGGGCGCCCCGGGCCCGCACGTAGGCGCACAGCCGGAAGTCCTGCTCCAGCACCACCAGCGTGGGGTTGGCCGTCAGCCGCGCCACGCGTGGGGGGGCGGGAGCCTCGGAGGCGAACACGGCGAAGTCGGTCCACTCGAAGCGGGCCAGCGCGGGCAGGAAGGGCGCCAACGCCCGCGAGGACACCTCGTCCGAGAGGAACGCGGGGAAGCCCTCACCCAGGTGGTTGAGCTCGTGGTGCCGCGCGGGCCGGGTCCGCGTGAAGCCCGCCACCAGCGCGTCCCATGCGTCCGGCGTCACCGCCTGGCGCGTCAGCGGGAACACCTTCTCCAGGGCCGCGCGCACATGGCCGAGCACGAAGCCGCCGTACAGCGCCACCCGTTCGCGCGGCGCGTCCCACCCGGGATGCCTCGCGTACAGCGCCGTCAACGACGCCGGACCGGGCTGGGCGAGGTAGGCCCCCATGCTGTCGAAGAAGGCTCGCAGGGAGGGCTTCATCGCGACGTGGCCTCCCGCAGCGCCGCTCGCGCCACGTCCGCCTCGTCCAGCACCGCGTCCAGCGAGGGAATGTCCTGGTCCCACTCGATGAGCGTCGCCACCGGGCCGGTGCGCGCCAGCACGTAACGATAGAGCGACCACACGTCGTCACAGACGCGGTCGCCGTGCGTGTCCACGATGACGTCCGGGTAGCGCGTGTGGCCCGCCAGGTGAATCTGCACCACGCGCTCCAGCGGCAGCGCATCCACGAAGGCCCGCGCGTCGTACCCATGGTTGCGCGCGTTGACGTAGACGTTGTTCACGTCCAGCAGCAGCCCACAGTCCGCCTGCTCGACGACGTGGCGGAGGAAGTCCGCCTCCTGGAGCGTGCCGCCGGGCATCCGCGCGTAGTAGCTGGGGTTCTCCAGCAGGAAGGGACGGCCCACCCGCTCCATGACCTCGCGCACGCGGGGCACCACGTGCTCCACCGCGGCCTCGCTGAAGGGCAGCGGCAGCAGGTCATGCAGGTACACGCCGTCCAGCCGCGAATAACAGAGGTGGTCCGAGAAGAAGGGCGCGTCCACCCGCTTCACCAGCGCCGCCAGGCCGCGGACGTAGTCATCATCCAGCGCGTCCGGACCGCCGATGTTCAACCCCACGCCGTGGGGCAGCACGGGCCACCGCTCCGCGCACGCCTCCAGCGCGCGCTGCGAGCGCCCGCCCAGCGACAGGAAGTTCTCCGGAATGATTTCAACCCAGTCGAGCGCCCGTCCGGTCCGTGGAAGCTCCGCGTAGAAGCTCCTGCGCAGCCCGATGCCCGCGCCCAGTGGCTTCAACCCATGTCGCTGTGCGTACGTCACCACGGCGCGAGCCCGCTCCATGCGAGGGGAAACGGCCCGGGCGGCGGAAGATTCCTCCAGCCGCCCGGAACCGGGAGACAGCGGAACTACTCCTGCTTCTGGCCGCTGCACGAGCCCGCGCCGCACGAGCCGGCGCCACAGCTCCCCTCGGCGCCCTTCTCCTCGGTGGCGGCGGGGGCGGCCTCCTGGCCCTCCTGCATCTCCGTCGCACCGCTGCTCTCGGCGCCCGTCTCCTCCGCCGTGGCGGGCTCCATCTCAGCCGACTTCTTGGTCGCGCAGCCGGTGGCCAGCGCGGTGAGGGACAGGGTGCCAACAACCGCTGCAAGCGCCTTGACGTTCATGGTTCGGGACTTCCTTTCGGACTGCTCATACTGCGTGGGGGTGTTGTGCGGAGGTCGTGAGTGCATTCAGGGTGTTTCGCCGTGGCTGCGCCGACCGACCACCGAATCACGCAACAGACTGTCTCTGCCGGGCACCAGCGAGACGCCGTTGGGTCCTTCCTGGACACCCAGCGCTTCTAGCAGACCGGCCTGCTCCACAAAAGCAGGCTGGGACAAGTGCCGCTCCAGCAGAGCATTGAACAGCGGCTGTCCCGCCACCGCGTCCACCGCGACACCGAATGCGCCGAAAGTCGAGGAACCGCCGCGCGCGGCGAGCCGCTCCAACACGTCGTCCAGCCCGCGCGTGTTTCCAGTGAGACGGCGCAATTCCACGTCGAGATGCAACGCGAAGAGCGCTCCCGTCCAATAGACAGCGAGCGAGAAGCCGTCTTGAGACACGGCCTCGTGCATGGTGCGCGTGTCATTGCCGTCGCGGCCCCGGGCGAAGCCGCCCAGCAGTTCCTCCCAGGCGCGCCGCGGCGACTGCCGTCCGGAGCGGGCGCGCGCGACCTCCGTATAGTAGGTGGCCAAACCTTCTGACAGCCAGGGAACGCGCGGCACGAAGACGGGGTGGGCCAGGTGCAGCATCTCGTGCAGGGCCACCCAGTCCCGCTCGAAGTCCTCGGCCCGCGCGTCCTGCCCCACGCTGATGGAGATGCTGGGCGGCGAGCTCCAGCGCACCATGCCGAAGACGCTGGGCCCCGGGTGTCCCGGTGCGGGGATGACGCGCACGGTGATGCGCGGGTGTGGGAAGGCGCGCCGCACGGTGCGGACCTCCTCGGCGGCCTTGCCCAGCCAGGTGCACACCGCCGCGTCACTCAGGTGCGTGAAGCGCCCCAGGATGGCCACGTCCAGCACCGCGTCCGGAAGGCGCACCTGGCACCGCCGCCCGCCGAAGCCGTGGAAGCCCGAGTCCACCAGGTCCTCGCCCCGCAGCCGGTACACGCCGTTCTCTCCCGGCTGCCAGGGCAGCAACGCGTCGGTGCCCGCCACCGACAGCTCCACGCGCATGCCCGGCGGCACCACCCGCGGGCGGATGAGGTACGCCCGGCCCGCGACGTGACGCGCGTCCCCGTCCCCCGAACCCTGGAAGAAGTCGAGGCCGCGCTTTCGGATGACGGCGTCCAGCGCGTACCGGTAGCGCAAGAAGCGCGTGTCCCGAGGCAGCAGGACGCGCCCCTCCTCCACGGCCAGGGTCCGGACCGTCCCGTCCTCCAGGAAGGCGGACACCGACGCCACGGCGCCCGGCTGGCTGAAGAGGAACTCGCGCGGCGCGCGTCCCACCCGCACCACCTCCACGTCCACCGCGTGCTCGGGCTCGCGCACGTAGGTGAGGTGGTAGCGCAGCGTCGCCGCGTCCTCCGCGGGCCGCCCCCGACGCACCGGCGCGTGGCAGGACAACAGCGTCACGCCCAGCAGGAGAACGGCGGCGGCCCGGACGCGCGCGAACAACGGCGCCCTGCCCCACCTCCACGGCCCTCCATGCCCACCGTCCATATGCGGCGAAGGTTCGCCCATGCCGCGCCGGAGGTGAACGGTGGAGGGAGGGCCCGGGGGCGCGGGCCAACACCCGGCGGACACCAGCGCACACGCCCTGGGACGGCGGGGCAGGAGGCCCACCGGGCTCAGCGGACCTCCTCCCCGGCGAGCGCCGTCATGAACCACGCGCCCGGCCTCGGGGGCCCCCACGTGTCCCTCGGCTCCCGCCGCAGATCACCCGCCGGGTCCGACACAGGCCTGTAAATCCGCGCTTTCAACTTTACCAACGCGTCACGCGGGGATGCCGCGATGCATCAGTAAATGTTTGACAAGGGGCGGGGAGGGGCCGGGCGGCAGGCCGCCGCCACGCCACAAAGCGCAGTGATTCCAGCCAGTTGAACCATCACCCACCCGGGTCTCCGACCCCGGGCCAGCCGGTCCGTCGCCGGGCCGACAGGGGTCCCCGGCGCCGAAATCGATGATTGCAAATCGGTAAATCGATTTGCAGAGTGGGTGAGGTGCCCCAGGCGCGCGCGGCCATTCGCGATCGCCGGGGGCGTCATCTCATCCGGCCATGAACGACAACGCACTGAACGCCAACGTGGGCCTGAAGCTTCGGGGACTGCGGCTTGCCCGGAACATCAAGCAAGCGGACGCGGCCAAGGACCTGGGCGTTTCCCCGGCGTACCTGAACCTGATTGAGAAGGGCAAGCGGGTGATGCCCTTCCCCCTGCTGTGGAAGGCCCTGCGCTACTTCGACCAGGACCCCGAGCAGTTCATGTCCACGCTGGGCGAAGGCCGCGTGGACGAGGCGCTCGCGAAGCTCCTGGACGAGCCGCTCCTCAAGAGCCTGGACATCGACCCGGAGTCGCTCCAGTCCCTCTCCGCGGAGCCGAAGCTCGCGGGCACGGTGGCGGCGCTCTTCAACCTCTACAAGAACACCCGCACGCAGTTGGAGAACGTGCTGGCGCAGCTCAACGTGGAGGAGCGCACGCGCGCCCAGGGCGGGCTGGGGGGCAACGGCGCCGCGCCCGGCGTCCGCTTCGACTACTCGCCCTTCGACGAGGTCAGCGACTTCCTGGAGAAGCACCGCAACTACTTCCCGGAGCTGGAGGAGCAGGCGGACGCGCTGCGCCGCGACGTGCGCCTGGAGCGGCAGCTCACCAGCGGCCAGCTCATCCGGCTGCTGGAGGAGCGCTTCGGCTACCGCGTCCTCTTCGACGACCCGTCCCCCAGCGGCTCGTCCGTGGTGCGGCGCCTGGACCCGGAGGAGCGGACGCTGACGCTGTCGCCCTTCCTCACCGAGCAGCCGCTGAAGTTCCAGATCGCCGCGTCCATTGGCCTGCTGGTGATGGACCGCGAGAAGCTGCTGGAGCGCGTGCTGGACGCGGGCCGCATGCGCCACGGCGAGACGCAGCGGCTCATCAAGGTGAACCTGGCCAACTACTTCGCCGGCGCGCTGATGCTGCCCTACGGGGACTTCTTCAAGGAGGTGCAGCGCACGCGCTACGACGTGGAGCTGCTCTCCAGCATCTTCGGCTCCACCTACGAGACGGTGGCCCACCGCCTGTGCAACCTGTCGGACCCGAAGCGGCCGGGGATTCCCTTCCACTTCCTGCGCGCGGACATCGCCGGCAACATCTCCAAGCGCTACAGCGGCACCGGCATCCGCTTCGCCTCGGGCGGCGGGAGCTGCGCCAAGTGGGCCGTGCACCTGGCCTTCCTCAACCCGTCCCAGCTCACGCGGCAGTACTCCATCATGCCGGACGGCACCGCCTACTTCTGCTTCGCCAAGGTGCAGCTCCAGCCCATCGAAGGCTCCATCGTCAAGGGCACCGCGTACTCCATTGGCCTGGGCACCCACGCGGAGAACGCCAAGTACCTGGCCTACGGCCTGCCCACCACGGACCTGCGCAAGGACGCGATTCCCTCCGGCATCTCCTGCCGCTTCTGCGAGCGCACCGACTGCAACCAGCGCGCGGCGGCCAGCTACCGCTTCGCCTTCGCCTTCGACGAGTACACGAAGAAGGACTGCTTCTTCTCCCCCATCCTGGTCCACGAGAAGGCCGACAAGGCGGAGAAGGACCGCGGCCACGGCGCCCACGCCCTGCACGCGGCCAACGGCAACGGGACTGACGGGAGCGAGAAGGACGATTTGTTGGACAAGACCTCCCGCCGCCGCAAGGGTGGCGACGCCTGAGGCCCCCCATGCACCACCCCACCGAAGACACCCAACGCACCCACATCCTCGACGCCATCCAGAAGCAGAAGAACGCGCTGGCGCCGCTGCGCATCACCGGCTCGCCCACCGAGGTGGGCCAGGGCCTGGTGAACCTGGCCGAGCTGCACGGCCTGCTGGAGGACCACGCCGCCAGCCGGCAGTTCTACGAGGAGGCGCTCGAGAAGTTCCAGGAGGCCAAGTACAAGCCCGGCCAGGCGCAGGCCCTGATGGGCCTGGGCATCGTGAAGGCGAACTTCGAGGATCACCGCGGCGCGATTGAGCAGATTGCCCGCGCCGCCATGCTCTTCAACGAGTCCAAGGACCGTGAGGGCGAGGCCCTGGCCCGCGCCTGCATCGGTGAGTCCCTGCGCTCGCTGGGGCAGCCGGAGGCCGCCGAGGAGAAGTACCAGGAGGCGCTCATCCTGCTGCGCCAGACGCGCAACTCGGAGCGGGTGGCGCGGCTGCTCATCGACATTGGCGACATCCGCATGGAGAAGGGCGAGTACGAGCCCGCCCGGAAGCGCTTCCTGGAGGCCGTGCCGCTCCTGGAGCAGGGCGACGACGCGGAGGCGCTCGCGCTGGGGCACCTGTTGCTGGGCGAATCGGAGGGGCTGCTTGGCAACCACGAGGGCGCGCGCCCGCACCTGCTCCGCGCGGTGGAGCTGTACCTGGAGCTGCACGACCACGCGTACGAGGCCCGCGCCCGGTGGGACCTGGGCCTGTCCTGCTACTACCAGCAGGACTACGCGGCGGCCCGGAAGCAGTTCGAGACGCTGATTCCGCTCTACGAGGATTTGAAGCAGACGGGTGAGGTGGCCAAGGTGCGGAACATCCTGGCCCACTTCACCGCGCGCGGCGTGTGAGCGCTCTTCCCAGGCAGGCGGAGAGCGCCCGCACACGCGCGCTTCGCTACGCGTGGATGCCGGTCCCCACGGCGAGGGCGAGCAGCCCCAGCACCCCCGCCGCCATCGCCATGTAGCGCCACTCGCCGCGCAGCCCCAGCAGCGTGCCCGCCACCGCGAGCCGCGCCACGGGCGTCACCAGCAGCAGCGACGCGGCGCCCTTGCGCAATAAGTCGATGGAGACGTGCACGCGCTCGGATTGGGGCAGCGCCTCCAGCCCCAGCGACAGGACGAACATTCCGCCGCTGACGACCGCGCCCACGCGCAGCACGCGCGCGATCCACCGGTCGCCCACCACGGCGCGCTCACGGTGGTGCTGTTGCGCCTGCTCCGCGGGGCCCACGTCCGGTTGCGCCAGGGGCGCTCCGTCCATGGGGGGCGCCAACGACGCGGCCCCTCCGGTGACTGCCACGTTGCGCGCGATGGCCTCGGGCTCCGCCGTCGCCGCTGAAATGGAAGCGCGTGCCGCTCGCTCCTCCTCGGGTTCACTCACTTCAGGATGCTCGGCCACAATCCCTCCCCTCCCTTCCACAGCATCTGTGCCGCGACCACCAGCAACACCAGGGCGAACAACCGCTTCAACACCGCCGTGGGCACCATCGGCATCAGCCGGCTGCCCACATACGCGCCGCCCAGGACGCCCACCACCAGCGGCGACACCAACGCCAGTTTCAGATGGCCCCTCAACGCGTACGCGGCAACGCTCGCGGCGCCCGTGACGCCAATCATCAGGTTGCTCGTCGCGCTCGCCACCTTGAACGGCACGTGCATGCCGTACGTCATCAGCGGCACCTTGAGCGGCCCCCCGCCCACCCCCAACAGCGAGGACAGGCCACCGGCCACGAAGGAGCCGGAGATGCCCAGCGGGTAGTTGGTGGGCGTGTAGTCATCGAGCGCGGCGGGCTCCTGCTGGGGCGAACGCACGAGCAGCATCTGCAGCGCCACGTAGAGCGTGAAGAGCCCGAACACCACCGCCACCATCGCCGGCGCCACCAGGGCCGCCACCAGGCCGCCGGCGATGGCGCCCAGCACCGTCGCCAGCTCCAGCGACAGCCCCAGGCGGATGTCGCTCAGGTGCTTGTGCACGTAACCCGCGGCGGCGGAGCACGAGCTGGCCACCACGCACATCAGGCTCGCCGGAATCGCCTCCTCCAGCGGGATGTCGAACCCCAGCACCAGCGCGGGAACCAGCACGATTCCGCCACCAATGCCGAGCATCGCGCCCAGCGTTCCCG
Proteins encoded in this window:
- the serC gene encoding 3-phosphoserine/phosphohydroxythreonine transaminase, producing the protein MRIINFNAGPAGLPLPALERARDELLDFQGSGMSVMEHSHRGREYEGVHDEAISLLTGLLGIPETHQVLFLTGGASQQFAQVPMNFLPPGGSADYLMTGVWSEKAFDEAKYYGTPRVAVSTAQPDKRYTRVPRQDELRLDPGAAYVHLTSNNTIFGTQWHTFPDVGGVPLVADMSSDFLWKRMDVSRFGLIYAGAQKNLGPSGVTLVVADKAFIARGRKDIPKIFRYATHAENNSLYNTPPTLAIYLVRNVLAWVRSVGGLAQLEQWNQEKAALLYGAIDRHADFYRAPVERESRSVMNVVFHLPTEALDAAFIADARQQGMVGLKGHRTAGGIRVSMYNAVSVENVRTLVSFMDHFVKTRG
- a CDS encoding RNA polymerase sigma factor — protein: MGASEGLTDWVRRASLGQASAYSELYRRMRPLVARLVGGFAQLDADEVEDVIQETFVRAFRALPRLKEPGAFESWLLSIARNRARTRLERKSNTRRLEGDVADPEPETVPHIPEALQLERDIEVVRRLIAELPEGEEKRTVQLFYIEGELSAREIAEKLGVGKSAVTMRLERFRSRIKRELLRRVLAGRWE
- a CDS encoding caspase family protein, with translation MRRLLPILLACLAACAAPSSGEKGGLVPLTLDEASLSSAYKPRRMALLVGISSFDDPRWRGLRYTGKDARDLGAALSDPARGHFDHVRVLTRREETTRTAILAALRQLKQEANRPDDVVVVYFSAHGTLARDAKGELRRYLVTRDASYRNIPQTALGMDALKAEFDGLASRRRMLVLATCHSGSGKSLLPRELKAELEGIKSGFYARPLEESSRASMVFAACDWGETAREDESLRNDIYTHFLIDGLSGAADRNGDGAVTATEAHDHARRRTFAFTEGRQRPSAEILEVGADPVVLSGSITRSGRPELFSYNPRLDGFTLKVDGEARTELPGGAAVPPGRRTVELTKGDAVLMRRDVEVGQGDRLPLERLLAQAFPRRSLSLLGGMFSFADARSRAELLPVSPEVALSLRLEDKPLEDFGLLFDVAFSTGQRHLRLTPGSEVPFRYTTFAAGAALPYLWRWERLTVFAGPRVAGLYLRRSFDVEAAATGQRFFTVSPGVVGGIVWRVGERLELMSQAQLMLTYVVVDGQGQAVGFTGGWAGAGYRF
- a CDS encoding carboxypeptidase-like regulatory domain-containing protein; translated protein: MRSTFHIAVATLLTCVAAGCGNLENAPFRVGTVHGQLTESDPAVAMVSLVEQPGVSSHVDADGHFTLRDVPSGPAELFIVATSEKAARVQVQVPGGQSVRVRPVEPTPAGFFDLRVKTTNGFRLPATEVSVEGTPFQRLLLDAQGRLRVGPLPDGCYAVSVTAIGFPRTQTEACAGPGERKELKVDLEVDASLLEQGCQEHGCEEGLVCAPNKKCLECFGNGHCPGGLTCRGNRCEGSGPLCAPCTGDWQCAPDTHCEVLPEGNAACVARCTPGAGAPPPSQDTRDDRATQCAPGFTCQSDRCLPDAANFAGCHALRRMDAPCTDDASCHELGLLSGRCVSGACTVPCATDRDCPGSRRCVTSSVGDVCQVGT
- a CDS encoding DNA-binding domain-containing protein; translated protein: MKPSLRAFFDSMGAYLAQPGPASLTALYARHPGWDAPRERVALYGGFVLGHVRAALEKVFPLTRQAVTPDAWDALVAGFTRTRPARHHELNHLGEGFPAFLSDEVSSRALAPFLPALARFEWTDFAVFASEAPAPPRVARLTANPTLVVLEQDFRLCAYVRARGAPSPPEAGAELALLWRHPEQLRTFYMAATPPALLVLKMAVEGLALEDVVAATGLADAELRATVTRFGRDGLVLLPEDAARG
- a CDS encoding DUF692 domain-containing protein, whose amino-acid sequence is MVTYAQRHGLKPLGAGIGLRRSFYAELPRTGRALDWVEIIPENFLSLGGRSQRALEACAERWPVLPHGVGLNIGGPDALDDDYVRGLAALVKRVDAPFFSDHLCYSRLDGVYLHDLLPLPFSEAAVEHVVPRVREVMERVGRPFLLENPSYYARMPGGTLQEADFLRHVVEQADCGLLLDVNNVYVNARNHGYDARAFVDALPLERVVQIHLAGHTRYPDVIVDTHGDRVCDDVWSLYRYVLARTGPVATLIEWDQDIPSLDAVLDEADVARAALREATSR